The genomic window CCCCTTCATACCATGACCCTTTTCTACCCAAGTTTACAAAAAGACTGGGGAAAATGGACTCCTTGGGGACAATTTCAAGCTTATAAACGAGACGTTTATCATCGACTCGAACAGGAAATTAGGCAACATCAACAAGGATCAGACAGCGAAGATATTCTAAGTTTATTGTTATCAACAGTGGATGAAGAAGGCAATCATCTTAGTCAAGAAGAAATTATGGACGAGTTAGTCACTTTACTATTTGCTGGCCATGAAACTACCGCTTCTACTCTAGCTTGGGCATTTTATTGGATTCATTCTCAACCTGAAGTGTATCAGAATTTAATGGCAGAGTTGGACTCAATTAATATTAATAGTGATCCCATGATGATTGCTAAATTACCTTATTTAAGTGCAGTGGTTTCTGAAAGTTTACGCATTTATCCTAGTGTTTTATTTACCTTTGGAAGAAAGCTCAAAACTGATCTTCATTTCCTTGATTATTATCTCCCTAAAGAAACTGCCATAATTCCTTGTATTTATTTACTGCATCATCATCTTGATATTTATCCCAATTCCAAACAGTTTCAACCCGAAAGATTCTTGGAACGTCAATTTTCTCCCTACGAATTTATTCCCTTTGGTGGTAGTAATCGTCGATGTTTAGGTTATGCTTTAGCTTTATATGAAATGAAGTTAGTTTTAGCCACAGTTCTCAAACAGGTTAAGCTTGCTTTAGTGAATAATAAAGAAATTTTACCCATTCGTAGAGGCTTTACCATGAGTCCAGCCGGAGGGGTTAAAATGAGAGTAATTCAGCATTATTAATCAACGAATTTCAGGAAACAAAAAATATAAAATTATTCTCATTGATTACTTTTTTGTTTCCTGTGATTTACAAAAATAACAGTGAAAATTATGACTTTAGAAAAACGAATTGCTAATATTTTCCGAATGAGTGATGAAGTCTGGAAACATCATACTAATCCTTGGAGTGTCTGGACAAGACTAACAGTTTTACCTTTAATTATTTTAGGATTTTGGAGTCGAAGCTGGTTCGGTTGGTGGTCAATTTTAATTATTGTTATTGCCTTGATTTGGAACTGGATCAATCCCCGTGTTTTCCCTATTCCTAAACATACTAATAATTGGGCTTCTAAAGCAGTGTTAGGGGAAAAAATATGGTTAGATCGGGATAAAATAAATATTCCTAAACATCATCAATTAGCCCCTTCTATTTTAAGCGTTATGGCTGCGTTAGGAATAATTTTAGTGGTTTTTGGACTGGTTCAATTTTCCCTTTATCCTATCCTAATGGGTGCAATTTTAGTTTATACTGGAAAGCTCTGGTTTTTGGATCGAATGGTCTGGTTATATCAAGATTTCAAAAAATAACATTTAATGAATATCATGAACAATCAATTGACTTATAAAACATTAGAAGATTCTCACGAAGTGAAACGATTAGGTGAAATTCTTGGTCAATGCTTCACAGGGTTTCAAGAAGAGAAATGGGAAACCTATCAAAATATTATTGGTCTAGATAATTTTAGAATTCTCTGTCAAGATAAACAGATTATTGGAGGATTAGGGATTTATTTTATGGGTCAATATTTTGGAGGAAAATCTATTCCCACAGGAGGAATTGCTGCGGTAGGAATTGCCCCAGAATATCGAGGTCAAAAAGCAGCAACTATTTTAATGAGTGAACTCCTCAAAGAGTTGTATCAGAAAAATATTACCCTTTCTACCCTTTATCCTGCGACTCAAATACTTTATCGTGGTGTTGGTTACGATCAAGCGGGAGTCCATTGTCAATGGAAAATTCCTTTGCTTAATCTGACTGTGAATGATCGTATTTTGTCTGTTGAAAAAATTGAAAATCCTACACCAGATGATTTTAAGGAATTGTATCAAAAAAAAGCCCAACAACAGAATGGTAATTTAGATCGATGTTGGGGAATTTGGCAGATGATTTTAGACTCTCAAGATGGAGAGATTTATGCTTATTGGATCGGGGAAAAAGATAATCGACAAGGTTATCTTATTTACCAACAAGTCATTATTGATGGTAACGTTTGTTTAAAAATTAAGGATTGGGTTGCTTTAAATGCTTCGGCTATTCAACGTTTATGGACTTTGATTGCTGATCATCGTTCTCAAGTGAGTCAATGTCAATGGAAGGGATCATTTTATGATCAAAAAATGCTATTGTTACCGGAACAAATTGGAGGAATTGTCAGCCATGATATTTGGTTTATGAGAATTATTAATGTCATCAAAGCCTTAGAAATGCGTCCTTATCCAAGTCACATAGAAACAGAATTAGATTTCGCCATTGATGATCCTTTATTATCTGATAATTGTTCTAATTTTAGGCTACAAGTATCAGGGGGAAAAGGAACCGCAAAACAAGGAGGAAACAGTAATATTTCTATGAATATTAGAGGCTTGGCTTCCTTATATACGGGCTTTTTAACAGCTAAACAATTAAACCTTTGTGGCAAACTAGAAGCCAGTAATCTTTCTTTAGAAATCATCGATCAACTTTTTGCTTTACCGACTCCAAGTTTACCTGATTTCTTTTAATAGCTATCTTGTTATTTTCATCAGCAATAGTTCCTGTAGCTGAAAATCTTAATATTCCTAATTGAAACCTGCTAAAAATGACCCTTAATCCGAATCCCAACAGCGTTTATCCTCTCAACAATTATCACCGTCTTTGTTTTCTTAAAAATATTATTCAGAACCCCAATATCCTAGTGGGAGACTTCACCTATTATGATGATTTAGAAAATCCCTATAATTTTGAGAAAAATGTGTTGTATCATTTTGATTTTATTGGGGATAAATTAATCATTGGAAAATTTTGTGCGATCGCTAGTGATGTTAAATTTATTATGAATGGTAGCAATCATCCTCTGAATTATTTTACGACCTATCCTTTTAGTATTTTTGGTCATAGTTGGGAAAATACCATGTCCGTAGAAGGTACATTTAAAGGAGATACGATTATCGGTAATGATGTTTGGTTAGGTTATAATTCCCTAATTATGCCTGGAATTAAAATCGGTGATGGGTCAATTGTTGCCGCTAATTCAGTGGTAACAAAAGATGTTGAACCCTATACAATTGTTGGTGGAAATCCAGCGAAAGTGATTAGAAAACGTTTTTCAAATGAGGTCATTGATTTACTTTTAGAATTGCAATGGTGGAATTGGTCAATTGAGAAAATTACTGAAAATATACCGATTTTATGCAGTGATGATATTAATCGGTTGAAAGGATTAATGAATGCTTGATAGAGATATCGCTTTCCTCAAATTAGAAAAGTTTTTACCTTACAAGTAAAAGAACTGCTAAAAGTTGTTCTTAACTTTTCCTCTTTCAACAACTTAACTTTTGTGCATCTCAAAGCTAATTTACATAAGTTTTCTCCCTGTTATCTTTTTTAAAATCCTGATTAGATAGAACTATCAACCGAAATAGATACAGTTATCCCAAGGGAAAAAATTGATTTATTTCTATTATCAAGGAGAATGTGAAACTTATGTTCTTAGCAAAAACTGACCTAAAACACATCAATACCATTACTCATGAAGGCAAGGTTGTTGTTTTCGTAACCGATAGCCAAGGGAAAATTTATTACACCATTAAACAAGATGGTTATGAAGAAAGTTATGGTAATACTGATGTAACTGGATGGGAAAATTGGGATCTTTTACCCTTTCCTGATGAAGATTCAGACCCTTCTGTGATGGAAAAAGAAGCAGCAGAATTGACCGATCAAGATAATCATTATTTATTGCGATCGCTTTATCAAACCCAGTCTTTAACAGCCTTTGCCCCTGTACAATGTGTTTCAGGATTGGGTCATCTCTACGTTTTCCGTCAGTCGGTGGATCATACCTTATTGGTAGACCGTTTTGTTCTCGATGGCTTAACCCATAAGTTAGTGCGTAAATTAGAGGTTCGCTTTAAGCGCAGTAAACAGAAGCACAAACCGTTACAAAATACGAATAATTCCTCGACAAATTCTCTGGGATTGGTAGATTCCTTGGATTTTCGTGATACAGAAGGCAATGCTTTTTATGAACCCACCACCGAAATTCCCTTAATCAATCAATTGCATCAGGGTTGGTTTTCCGTTGTCCTGTTACCCACCAATGAACACGACAAATACCGTTGGCATATTTGGGCCTACAATCAGCAAACAAAACAGATCGATATCTTATCCATTCGGGCTTCTTCGGAAGGGTTATTTAACATTAAAGACGAAACGGTTTTAGAACCGAAACCAGGAGAACCCGAAACCCTAATGCCTCGGTTTATTCCTGGGATCATTCAACGGTCTATTCACCTACAAAACCTAACCATTACCCAAGGGTTAAGTGCCACAAAATACGATACCCAGGTGGAACGAACCATCGAAGGCGGAACCCAACTTCTCAAAGAATCAACCAAGGTTTTATTAGCCGTTGTCACCGATCAAGGAACCGCAACCCTTAGCTTTGGAGTAGCAGGGGATGGAACCTTAGCAGAATTAGATGAAAACCCTGTTTTTAACCTATTACGCAACGATGCACAGGAAATTTTACTTCCCTTAGACACCTTGGATGAAATTAAGGCGATTGGGGATAGTACCCCACCCCCCCAAGGAACCATTACAGGCATGGCCCGAACTTCAGATGATTTGGTACAAATTACCTCAAAACAAGCTAAAAAGCTCCAATATGGGGATGTTATCAAAATTGAAGGAACCAAGCACTACAATGGTCACTATATTGCCCAAAAAGTCGATGATCAGACCTTTGAAATTGTAGCGAATTGGGTTGATACCGAAGTGGGACAATGGGAAGTGATCCCCGAAGAAGAGACAGGGTTAATCTTTGATGGGATTATTACCGCCTACGAATTAACTGAAGATGGCAAAATACGAGTTATCAGTCCTAATCATGGCTTAGAAAGTGGGGATGAAGTTCAAATTATCAATACCCAAGCCTATAATGACCTCTATGCTGTCACAGAGATTGATGGCGATCGCTTTACCGTTGGTATCCCTTGGCAACCAGGAGAAGCAGTTAACCTCAAACTAGCCTCTCGTAAACGTCGGGGAGTGTCGTTTGATGGCAAACAGGACTATATTGCCATTCCTTCGGTTCCCCTCAAACCCCCCTCTGCTGATTATTCCTTTGCTCAAACTTACACCGCTTGGGTCTATATTTCTGAACAAAAATCAGAGAAACAAGTTTTAATCGCTCAAAAAGAGGGATTAACTGAGTTATTTATCCAAGAAAATCAACTTAGTTTCAAAATAGCTCATGCTAATACTTTAGAAACCCTTACGTCTCCTGAAACACTTCCTGTCGGTCAATGGGTGCATTGTGCAGGAATTTTCGCCTATGATTATGAGAGCCAAACCACCACCTTAACCCTCTGTCAAGATGGCAAAGAAATGGCCACTCAAACGTTTAAAGGGGTTCCCTTGGTCGCAAAAGATTGGAAACCTGAATTTTGTTTAGCCGGATTCAAAAATCAAGACTTTTTTGCTGGAAAATTAGCAAATGTCCGCATTTGGAACACTGCTAAAACTCCGCAAGAAATCAAAGATACCATGTATCTGCAACTAACAGGGCGAGAAGTTCATTTAAGTGGTTATTGGCGTTTGGGGGCGATTTCTGAAGGAAAAGAGCGTAAAGTTGTGGATTTTTCGGTTCATGGTAACGATGGAACCGTTTATGGTGATGCGTTTGTTAGTTCCATTACCCTAAATCGTACGTTAGGCGATCGCCAAACTAAAGCGATTAAATATCGTAATGACGAACTGTTTGCTGTAACACAACGAGCAACCTATGAAGAATCCTTTGAGTTTAAACTAAACACTGAAGATAATCCCAACGATATTGAGGGGAAACCTGCCTTTCGTTTCAATTATTGGGGCAAAACCAGCCGTAATGCTCAAAGTACAGTTGAAATTGCGGGAGAAACAGCAGAATTTGAGTCCCTCAGAGACGGATGGTACAAAGCAACGGGACGGTTAACGGTTCCTGATGCCGTCAAGTTCCTGCGTAGCTTTGAAATTGCCGAAATTCAGGGAAACTGGACAGTTTTAGAAGTTCGCAAACATCGCATTCGCTTAGTCTCCGATAGCATTACCCAAGCTATCTACAAAGATGAAATTGCCTTAGAACCCCTGGGGAATAATCATGATGAACTCAAAGCAACCTTAAAACAGCTTGACCCCTTAGAAAAGCAAGAAGCCCTCTTATTAAAGGAAAAAAGCCGAATTGAGGCAGAATTAGCCCTCGTTAATGATCCTAATCTTCCTCGCAATATTCAAACTCAAGCAGGGTTAATTCGTTCCTTAAAAGACCAAATTACCCGCTATCAAGGGGATGTCAATCGTTATTTACAGGAGTATCAAACCCAAGTCAATGATCCCTGGAATTATTGGCATCGTTTAACCACTCGCAGTCGGGAAGGAAAGAATGAAGCAGCGCGTATCTACACCCAAGACAAGAACTTCATTCAAGGGTTGGCCTGGGGAAATCACGGCAACCAAAAATTCAAGTTTGAACGGGTTGATGGTACTTATTTCACCATTATTTGCCAATATGAAAACCGTATCTTAGATATGCAGACATTTGGGAAGCATGACATCTACGGTAGCACCAACCATCATAAAGGAGCGAATCAACAATGGCGTTTAGAACGTCGGGGCAACTATTACCTGATTTATTCTCGCTATGAAAATCGGGTCATGGACTTACGCAACCGTTCCCACAGTATCTATGGCCATGACGATCCTCATGGTAAGGACAATCAACAGTTTAAACTAACGAACTTATGGGAACACGCCAACAACAAGATTCGCAACGCACAACGAGTCTTAAACAGCGCACAGCAAAACCTACAATACTCTCGCCGACGTTTAAAAGACGCTGAAGCAGAATTAGCCCGATTAGAAGCGATTTATGCCGATAAAGCGAAGCGAAAAGCTGAATTAGACGCTCAACTGAAAGCGGTCATTGCCCAACTGCAAACCGTCCAGGCAGAATTAAACCGACTCAATACTGCCTTTATTCAAGGGGTTAAGGAAACTAACCAAACCCCCCAAACCATGGCCGTCATTGGTTCAAATTCCCAAAAATTAGCGGTAACAGGGGCATTATTAACCTTTGTCCGTCCTGCCAGTCGTCTTGCTTGCTTAGAAACCAGTGAAGGCAATGTCGAGTTAATTTACTTTGATACTGAAGGCAAGATGCGTCAAACTCGTTTTGATGTGACAGCTGATAGTGCCAATATTGCCTTTGAGCAGTGGATTCCTGATGCGTTACGAACCTGTATTGCCCTCGAGCAATCCGATAGCGTGATTCTGCTGAAAGATACCGAGGATTTGCGACGAAATGCGCCGATTCCCTTGACCCGAGATTGGACAGTCGAAACCTGGTTTTTCACTCCCCTCCCCCATCCCTTTGCCTACAATACTCTAGTTCGTGCCGAAAACGCCCCTGAACACCCCGTTTTGGTCAAAAATGAAGGAACTCAACGACTACTAGGCACCTACGTCAAGGGTCAATTTTATCCTAGTGGGTTCGATATGGAACAATTACCGTCAGGTTGGCACCATTTAGCAGTGGTGGGACAGGGAGAAGGCGATCAAGCGAGTACCACCTTTTATATCGACGGCAAAGAAGTCGGTAAAGTCGAAAAAGCCAAAACGAGCAGCGATATCTATGCGATCGGCAACTATCAAGGGGGTAAACAACCCTTTGGGAAACTTGCAGAAGTCCGTATTTGGCAACTTGCACTCAAACCCGAAGAAGTCGAAATTCATAGTAAAATTCTGCTCAGTGGCAATGAACCAGGGCTACTTGCTTATTTTCCTTGTAATGACGGGATTGATACCGAAATACGGGATTATTTCGGTCATAGCCGTTGTGGTAAAGTGCAAAAAGGTAATGTTTGGGGATGCAGCGCACCCATCGGCAACCCTGGTCATCGGGTGATGCAGTTTAACGGGGTCAATACCTACATCGAGATTAGCCATCACGAACGATTTAATCTCAGCAATAACTTTACCCTAGAAGCTTGGTTTAAACCCCGAAAATTAACCGGCATTCAACGCATTTTCTCCAAAGCAGATGCCTATGGCTTTGGATTACTGGGCAATCAACTGCGCTTTACCACCTACGGACGCAAAGATTACGATACCAAAAATGCGAAGCTAGTTGTTGATCATTGGCATCATTTAGCTGTTGTTTTGGATAACAAAAATACTGCTCATTTCTACGTTAACGGGGAACTCATCGATTCCATTGCGGGAACCGTGGCTGCCAAGACCAGCACCAATAATTGCGAAATTGGTCGAGATAATCGCTATACCAATGAATTTTGCGACGGTTGTATTGCAGATGTCCGGTTATGGAAAACGGCTCGTTCCCAAGCCGAAATTCAAAGCACCAGCCAGTTTCGGTTAACCGGTCACGAAAGTAATTTAGTGGCTTATTGGCCTCTCAATCAACTGGATATGATGCAAGATCCGCCTACCGTTGCTGATTTAACCGATAATCCATCAGGGATTGTACGGGATGCTGTGATTGTGGATGATAACGCCCTTCCTTTGCTCAATTCCGCCCTAATTAGTTCAGAATACAGCACCATTGGCATCGATCCCAATACTAATAGTAAAATGGCGATAATGCGCCGTTTCTTTGCCCTTCCCGTTCTTAATGGCATCCAGTTATTGAGCGACAAGCGAGTGGAAGCCTTAGAATTACGCTGGATCGGGAATGCTCAATTTGCCCCCACCTTACTCGGTTATATTGAGGGTGCGCCCCCTGTTCCCACTGAAAACTTAACCGTTGATAACGACTATAATGGCGCAACCGCTGTGGAATTAACCCAGTCCCAAGACGTGGAATACAGTTGGACACGATCACAAGAATCTGGGTTAGGGGCAAACCTGGAAATCTTTGCTGGCATCGATGAAGATGTACGAGGCGGCCCGTTAGTGATTACCAAACGAATTGCAGCTACACGGGCAGGATTTAAAGGTAATCTCGACTTTAGCTACAATTTCCTCAACGAAAGCAATATTACCGCCAGTTCTAGCAATCAATTTAGCGATCGCCTCGAATTACGAGGAACCCAAGAACAAGATCCCAAGTTTCCCCATCTCGGTAAACGGTTTATCCCCAAAAATGTCGGGTATGCCTTGGTTGTCTCTGGATTAGCCGATGTTTTCGTCACACGGCTACGCCGTTCGGGACGTATGGTAGGCTATCAAGTGCTTCCTGTCGATGGCATTCCCCCCGATGTCAATACCATCACCTTCTTGATTAATCCTGCCTACACCATAAATGGTAGCTTAGACGGACAAACCGGAACCGAAGCCACCAGTGAGCGTTTCTTTAAGCACGTTCCTGAAATGCGATCGCAATATGGCTCTCTCTATCCTGCTAGTTATTATCGCTTAAAAGAAGCCTACGACCTTAAGCAGCAAATAGACAATGAAGATGCCCGTCGTGCCTCCTATTTTGCCCAATTTAACGCCCGTTTAGTAGATGAAAGCTCTTTAAATCGGGAAATTAATCAAGGGGATGCCCCAGCCCCCATTACGGTGAATCGTCAAGAAGAGGAAGGGTTAACAGAGGAAGAACAAAACGCCCAGCGGGAGAATACAGAACGACAAGCAGAGGAAAATGTCGCTAACCGTTCCCAAGAAGTAGAAGCCAAACAGCGTGAAATTGAGAGCAAAATTGCGGATCAAGAACAACGCACCCAAGCGATAGAAAGCTTTGCCAATTGGCAGAAGAAAATGGAAGATATCCAAATTCGTGCGGGAAAACGCAATATCGTCAACACCTATGTTTGGGATGGGGACGGCGGATTACGCACCGAAGCCCAAAGCTTTGCTAGTACCGTTGAACATAGTATTGGGGGATCATTTAGCCTTAATGCTGCTTTGGGTGCAGAAGGCAACTTTAATGCTTTAGGGGCAGCCGTGGAATTAACCGCCCAAGCCACCGTTAATCTAACGCAAACCCTAAATAAAACCCAAGCCCGCAGTCAAGGATTTGCCTTAAATGTAGACTTAAGCGGGGTAGAAAGTCGCAATATTACCAATCATGATGATCATCCCCTCTTTCCTGGGCAAAAGGTTGATCGTTACCGCTTTATGAGTTTCTATCTCGAAGGTAATACCCAACACTTCCAAGACTTCTTTAATTATGTGGTCGATCCTGAATGGTTAGCCAGTAATGATGAAGAAGCTCGTGCCTTACGTCAAATTGATGTGAGTAAAGCCAACAAAACTTGGCGAGTCTTGCATCGAGTCACTTATGTTGAACGTCCTGCTTTGATGGGGTTTGGTCAGACATCATTCCCTTTCCAAAGAGAGGAGTCTCCTTCGACTCAAGACTTGTTAGCAAAACTCGAACAGCTAGAACAAGATAAACAATTGCTGGCTGATAAAGTTGACAAAATGCTCTATTTACTTCAATCAAACTTAATTGATTTGAAATAAAGCTATGACCCTTTAATACTAGATCCGCTTTAGATAGTATAGTATCAAGTCTCGAAGCAGGGAGAAGGGAGAAGGGAGAAAGGAGAAAAAAGTTACTCTACTAAAATAACCTGAGTTCGATATAAGGAAATTTGTAGACAACTTACTCAAACCAGCAATCTCAAACCCTCATTGTCTCATTTAAAAAATGAAAACTCCGAACTCCGAACTCACGTTAAAATAAGCGGATTTGGTATAAAACATCGGTCTACTGACTTAATGGGTTGACTAAACTTAGAAAACGACTTACCATCAATTCTCTAAGTTTAGTCACTTTTTTACTGGTATCATACCAATTCTCAAAAGTTACTAGAGACTTCATTTCCAGCGTCCACTAACAATAGGCGGACAATTTTTAACCTGTTGGGCATTGCCTTGATAGATGAGAGCATGATCTCCACTTTTTAACTGTTTCCAGCATCTTTAGACAAAAACCTTAACCAAATATTTCCATAATTTTTCTTGAAAACTATCCACTATAGATAATAGCCAAGCTTGAATATTATTTTGGTCAGTTTCCTTAAATTTATCAAATTTATCGTCGTTGATAACTAAATTGATTTGTTCTAAAATGTCCGACTCCCTCATTACTTCTAATAAAACTATCTGATTTTGTAGCTCTTGAAATAGCAATCCTACCCCCCAAGCTTGCTGAGAATTTATCAAATTAGAGGAAATCAATAACTTTCTTTCTTTAAGTTCTTGATAGTTTTTTAACTGATTCAAGAAACTGGGGTGATTGAGCTTATCTTTGATTATTCTAATACTTTTTTCAAGGTTTGTTGTCATATCATTATTTTTTCCTAATTCTCTTTCTCCATTGTTTTTGAAGACAAGAATGGGGATAGATATCATTTTACCTGACATCTTGCACGCCCTAACAAATAAACTGAATGTTATGAGTTTACCAAGAATGTAACGCTCGTAATTGGGGTGTTTTTTTCAATTGATGGGCTTGCATCCGACATAACACCTCATCCAAAATGCCTACAGCTTCAACAATATAGTCTCCCTTATTTAACATAACGCATTCTGCCCGTTCGGCCATAGCAGCATCAGTCATTTCTGCACGGGAAGGGATGCTCTTTTTTACCAAATTTTCTAACACTTGAGTCGCCCAAATAACGGGAACATGGGCAGCTTGACACAACCATAAAATTTCTTCTTGCATCTCTGCTAACCGTTGATAGCCGATTTCTACGGCTAAGTCTCCCCTGGCAATCATCACTCCAAAAGGTTGTTTTCCGGCACCATGAATAATCAATTCAGGGAGATTCTTAACCGCCGTCAATGTCTCGATTTTAGCCACGATCGCAACTTTACGCCAGTCTGTCCCTAACCGTTGTTCTAACTCCCATTGCAACATCTCAATATCATTGGCTTTCTGCACAAAAGAGTAACCAATCATATCAGCATGGGTAACAATAAAATCTAAATCTTGACGATCTTTATCGGTCAATGGACTCAAATCCAAAGGAGTATCCGGAAAATTAATGCCTTTATCTACTCTTATCTTTTCTCCGTTAGGACGGGCATGGGTAATGCGAATTAAAACCCCTTCATTACCGACACTTTCAACTTTACCCCCAACATGACCATCATCAATCCAAATCGTTGCCCCTACTTTAACTTGTTCTAACACTTCAGGGAGACTTAAAGAGGCTTGAAAATGGGTTTTATGGGGTTTTGTCGGATTTTCACGGCTCAATAACAATCCTTCCCCTTGATAAATGCGTTTTTGTCCTTGGGGTGCTATCACGGTTTGTAATCGTAATTTTGGTCCCCCCAAATCCATAAAAATTTTACAACGTTTCCCCGTACTTTTCTCAGCGTCTCGAATATGCTGTATCATCGCTTCCCATTCAAGTTGACTATCATGGGCGCAATTAATTCTTAAACAGTCTGCCCCTCGTTTTACCAAGTCTAAAATAAAGTGATCATCCGTTGCAGCGTAACTGGGTAATGTCACCATAATACGGACATTACGATTATTGGGTGGATGACCAAACAGTTCATCAGTATGATATTGTAACAAGCGATCGCCTTCAAAAAAGGCTTGTAAGGGAGGATGTTTCGGTAAAAAAGTCGGATCTTGTCCACACAAAGCCCCCAACGTAGCAATTACCCCGTCTAAATTAGGCAGGACACGGGGTTCAATGCGTCCCAAGGAGGAAAGACCCCAAGGGGTTAAGGCAAGCTGTATCTCACGCATATCATGGCGACGGAGGGCTAGATAATAGGCTAAATTTTGCGCGCTAGGGATAAAAGCGTTTCTGGTGATCAGCGATCGCCATTTTTCATATTGATGATTACCTTCTCTAACAACATTGTGGCGAAGTTGTTGCAATACCTTGAGTAAGGTATGAGGATAGCTTAATCGTTGTTGATTTGATGTATCTAGATTTATCATGGTGACAACCTTCCTTTATCTTGCAAAAAGTAGGTTATTTAATTAATCGAAATATCAGAAAAGTCTTTAATATGACTGATTTTCACCTCTCCTTGTTGATTGGTTTGCCAAATTTTTCCGCTATCCACATCTAAACAAGTCAACCATCCTTGACCACAAGCCCAAGTATCAATACAAATTTGATGACCCATATTAACAGGAGAACCATTTTTTTGAGAGGTATGACCACACACCACGATTTTTCCTGAATAGTGACCATGACGGGGATACAGTTTTTGCCAAAATAAGTCATGGTTGGACTGCTTATGAAGGGGTAAATGGGGATCTAAATTAGCATGAACAAAGATATGATTATCGGTTTCGTACCAGTCTAAACAATGTTGTTTAATAAAGTCCCGATGGCTGTCAGGAACATTCAATAAAGGGTTATCTTCCTCTATCTGAGGATAAGATTGTAAGGTCGTCTTTCCCCCGGCTATTACCCAAAAATCGTCCTTTTTTTTGCCCTGAAAAGCATCTAACATCATCAATTCATGGTTTCCTTTGAGGGGAACTAATCGATGATTTTCGTATAGATAAAGTAACCGTTCTAATACCTCCTTAGAATTAGGTCCCTTGTCTACATAGTCTCCTAATGTAATTAATCTATCTTGTGGACGCAAATGTATCGCTTCTAAAAGTTTGTCAAAAGCCGTAGCACATCCATGAATATCTCCCACGGCAAGGGTTCGCATGATATTGTTCTCCCATTGGATTATCCATCCTCTTATCTTAAAATCTTTAGTTTAAGATTTGGTTAAGTTCTATTGTTTTCTTTTGTTTAATTGATCTTGA from Crocosphaera subtropica ATCC 51142 includes these protein-coding regions:
- a CDS encoding LamG-like jellyroll fold domain-containing protein yields the protein MFLAKTDLKHINTITHEGKVVVFVTDSQGKIYYTIKQDGYEESYGNTDVTGWENWDLLPFPDEDSDPSVMEKEAAELTDQDNHYLLRSLYQTQSLTAFAPVQCVSGLGHLYVFRQSVDHTLLVDRFVLDGLTHKLVRKLEVRFKRSKQKHKPLQNTNNSSTNSLGLVDSLDFRDTEGNAFYEPTTEIPLINQLHQGWFSVVLLPTNEHDKYRWHIWAYNQQTKQIDILSIRASSEGLFNIKDETVLEPKPGEPETLMPRFIPGIIQRSIHLQNLTITQGLSATKYDTQVERTIEGGTQLLKESTKVLLAVVTDQGTATLSFGVAGDGTLAELDENPVFNLLRNDAQEILLPLDTLDEIKAIGDSTPPPQGTITGMARTSDDLVQITSKQAKKLQYGDVIKIEGTKHYNGHYIAQKVDDQTFEIVANWVDTEVGQWEVIPEEETGLIFDGIITAYELTEDGKIRVISPNHGLESGDEVQIINTQAYNDLYAVTEIDGDRFTVGIPWQPGEAVNLKLASRKRRGVSFDGKQDYIAIPSVPLKPPSADYSFAQTYTAWVYISEQKSEKQVLIAQKEGLTELFIQENQLSFKIAHANTLETLTSPETLPVGQWVHCAGIFAYDYESQTTTLTLCQDGKEMATQTFKGVPLVAKDWKPEFCLAGFKNQDFFAGKLANVRIWNTAKTPQEIKDTMYLQLTGREVHLSGYWRLGAISEGKERKVVDFSVHGNDGTVYGDAFVSSITLNRTLGDRQTKAIKYRNDELFAVTQRATYEESFEFKLNTEDNPNDIEGKPAFRFNYWGKTSRNAQSTVEIAGETAEFESLRDGWYKATGRLTVPDAVKFLRSFEIAEIQGNWTVLEVRKHRIRLVSDSITQAIYKDEIALEPLGNNHDELKATLKQLDPLEKQEALLLKEKSRIEAELALVNDPNLPRNIQTQAGLIRSLKDQITRYQGDVNRYLQEYQTQVNDPWNYWHRLTTRSREGKNEAARIYTQDKNFIQGLAWGNHGNQKFKFERVDGTYFTIICQYENRILDMQTFGKHDIYGSTNHHKGANQQWRLERRGNYYLIYSRYENRVMDLRNRSHSIYGHDDPHGKDNQQFKLTNLWEHANNKIRNAQRVLNSAQQNLQYSRRRLKDAEAELARLEAIYADKAKRKAELDAQLKAVIAQLQTVQAELNRLNTAFIQGVKETNQTPQTMAVIGSNSQKLAVTGALLTFVRPASRLACLETSEGNVELIYFDTEGKMRQTRFDVTADSANIAFEQWIPDALRTCIALEQSDSVILLKDTEDLRRNAPIPLTRDWTVETWFFTPLPHPFAYNTLVRAENAPEHPVLVKNEGTQRLLGTYVKGQFYPSGFDMEQLPSGWHHLAVVGQGEGDQASTTFYIDGKEVGKVEKAKTSSDIYAIGNYQGGKQPFGKLAEVRIWQLALKPEEVEIHSKILLSGNEPGLLAYFPCNDGIDTEIRDYFGHSRCGKVQKGNVWGCSAPIGNPGHRVMQFNGVNTYIEISHHERFNLSNNFTLEAWFKPRKLTGIQRIFSKADAYGFGLLGNQLRFTTYGRKDYDTKNAKLVVDHWHHLAVVLDNKNTAHFYVNGELIDSIAGTVAAKTSTNNCEIGRDNRYTNEFCDGCIADVRLWKTARSQAEIQSTSQFRLTGHESNLVAYWPLNQLDMMQDPPTVADLTDNPSGIVRDAVIVDDNALPLLNSALISSEYSTIGIDPNTNSKMAIMRRFFALPVLNGIQLLSDKRVEALELRWIGNAQFAPTLLGYIEGAPPVPTENLTVDNDYNGATAVELTQSQDVEYSWTRSQESGLGANLEIFAGIDEDVRGGPLVITKRIAATRAGFKGNLDFSYNFLNESNITASSSNQFSDRLELRGTQEQDPKFPHLGKRFIPKNVGYALVVSGLADVFVTRLRRSGRMVGYQVLPVDGIPPDVNTITFLINPAYTINGSLDGQTGTEATSERFFKHVPEMRSQYGSLYPASYYRLKEAYDLKQQIDNEDARRASYFAQFNARLVDESSLNREINQGDAPAPITVNRQEEEGLTEEEQNAQRENTERQAEENVANRSQEVEAKQREIESKIADQEQRTQAIESFANWQKKMEDIQIRAGKRNIVNTYVWDGDGGLRTEAQSFASTVEHSIGGSFSLNAALGAEGNFNALGAAVELTAQATVNLTQTLNKTQARSQGFALNVDLSGVESRNITNHDDHPLFPGQKVDRYRFMSFYLEGNTQHFQDFFNYVVDPEWLASNDEEARALRQIDVSKANKTWRVLHRVTYVERPALMGFGQTSFPFQREESPSTQDLLAKLEQLEQDKQLLADKVDKMLYLLQSNLIDLK